In the genome of Parus major isolate Abel chromosome 2, Parus_major1.1, whole genome shotgun sequence, one region contains:
- the LOC107200070 gene encoding serum paraoxonase/arylesterase 2 isoform X3 — protein MMQKPIAAWRDPGAPRNRLNASREVAPVSLPNCRLIKGIEAGSEDIDILPNGLAFISSGLKYPGLKSFAPDKPGEIFLMDLNEDNPRAVELRISRGFDLASFNPHGISTYIDRDDTVYLFVVNHPHQKSTVELFKFIEDDNSLVHLKTIRHDLLTSVNDIVAMGPDSFYATNDHYFSDFILMFLEMFLGLTWSNVVYYSPKEVKEVASGFYSANGINISPDRKYIYVADILDHKVYVMEKHANWSLTHVKMLQLDTLVDNLSIDPHTGDIWAGCHPNGMKLFYYDPENLPASEVLRIQNILSEQPVVTRVYSDNGSVLQGSSVASIYEGKLLIGTVFHRALYCDL, from the exons ATGATGCAAAAGCCGATTGCTGCATGGAGGGATCCTGGAGCCCCGAG GAACAGACTCAATGCTTCACGGGAAGTCGCCCCAGTGAGCCTCCCGAACTGCCGGCTCATTAAAGGGATCG AAGCTGGTTCAGAAGACATTGATATACTTCCCAATGGACTGGCTTTCATCAGCTCT GGCTTGAAATATCCAGGATTAAAGAGCTTTGCTCCGGATAAGCcaggtgaaatatttttgatggaTTTGAATGAAGACAATCCCAGAGCAGTGGAACTGAGAATCAGCCGAGGGTTTGATCTGGCATCGTTTAACCCTCACGGAATCAGCACCTACATAGACAGAG atgACACCGTGTACCTCTTTGTTGTGAACCATCCCCATCAGAAGAGCACAGTAGAATTGTTTAAATTTATAGAAGATGATAATTCTCTTGTACACCTGAAAACCATTCGACATGACCTTCTGACAAG tgTGAATGATATAGTAGCCATGGGACCAGACAGTTTCTATGCTACCAATGACCACTACTTCTCCGACTTCATCTTGATGTTCTTAGAAATGTTCTTGGGTTTAACCTGGTCAAATGTTGTTTACTACAGTCCAAAAGAAGTTAAAGAAGTTGCATCTGGGTTTTATTCAGCCAATGGAATTAACATTTCACCCGATAGGAA gtACATCTATGTTGCAGATATATTGGATCACAAGGTCTATGTCATGGAAAAACATGCTAACTGGAGTTTAACCCATGTGAAG ATGCTGCAGCTGGACACTCTGGTCGATAACTTGTCTATTGACCCTCACACTGGAGACATCTGGGCAGGATGTCATCCCAATGGGATGAAGCTCTTCTACTATGATCCTGAAAATCTTCCTGCATCTGAG GTCCTGCGCATCCAGAACATCCTCTCGGAGCAGCCTGTGGTGACACGTGTCTACTCTGACAatggctctgtgctgcagggaagctCAGTGGCATCCATCTACGAGGGAAAACTGCTCATTGGCACAGTCTTCCACAGAGCTCTCTACTGTGATCTATAG
- the LOC107200070 gene encoding serum paraoxonase/arylesterase 2 isoform X2, which yields MEGSWSPEVGSAAPLLHRGERNRLNASREVAPVSLPNCRLIKGIEAGSEDIDILPNGLAFISSGLKYPGLKSFAPDKPGEIFLMDLNEDNPRAVELRISRGFDLASFNPHGISTYIDRDDTVYLFVVNHPHQKSTVELFKFIEDDNSLVHLKTIRHDLLTSVNDIVAMGPDSFYATNDHYFSDFILMFLEMFLGLTWSNVVYYSPKEVKEVASGFYSANGINISPDRKYIYVADILDHKVYVMEKHANWSLTHVKMLQLDTLVDNLSIDPHTGDIWAGCHPNGMKLFYYDPENLPASEVLRIQNILSEQPVVTRVYSDNGSVLQGSSVASIYEGKLLIGTVFHRALYCDL from the exons ATGGAGGGATCCTGGAGCCCCGAGGTGGGTtctgcagcccctctcctgcACAGAGGAGAAAG GAACAGACTCAATGCTTCACGGGAAGTCGCCCCAGTGAGCCTCCCGAACTGCCGGCTCATTAAAGGGATCG AAGCTGGTTCAGAAGACATTGATATACTTCCCAATGGACTGGCTTTCATCAGCTCT GGCTTGAAATATCCAGGATTAAAGAGCTTTGCTCCGGATAAGCcaggtgaaatatttttgatggaTTTGAATGAAGACAATCCCAGAGCAGTGGAACTGAGAATCAGCCGAGGGTTTGATCTGGCATCGTTTAACCCTCACGGAATCAGCACCTACATAGACAGAG atgACACCGTGTACCTCTTTGTTGTGAACCATCCCCATCAGAAGAGCACAGTAGAATTGTTTAAATTTATAGAAGATGATAATTCTCTTGTACACCTGAAAACCATTCGACATGACCTTCTGACAAG tgTGAATGATATAGTAGCCATGGGACCAGACAGTTTCTATGCTACCAATGACCACTACTTCTCCGACTTCATCTTGATGTTCTTAGAAATGTTCTTGGGTTTAACCTGGTCAAATGTTGTTTACTACAGTCCAAAAGAAGTTAAAGAAGTTGCATCTGGGTTTTATTCAGCCAATGGAATTAACATTTCACCCGATAGGAA gtACATCTATGTTGCAGATATATTGGATCACAAGGTCTATGTCATGGAAAAACATGCTAACTGGAGTTTAACCCATGTGAAG ATGCTGCAGCTGGACACTCTGGTCGATAACTTGTCTATTGACCCTCACACTGGAGACATCTGGGCAGGATGTCATCCCAATGGGATGAAGCTCTTCTACTATGATCCTGAAAATCTTCCTGCATCTGAG GTCCTGCGCATCCAGAACATCCTCTCGGAGCAGCCTGTGGTGACACGTGTCTACTCTGACAatggctctgtgctgcagggaagctCAGTGGCATCCATCTACGAGGGAAAACTGCTCATTGGCACAGTCTTCCACAGAGCTCTCTACTGTGATCTATAG
- the LOC107200070 gene encoding serum paraoxonase/arylesterase 2 isoform X1, translated as MGKLLLVALVGIAAALAAERLLAFRNRLNASREVAPVSLPNCRLIKGIEAGSEDIDILPNGLAFISSGLKYPGLKSFAPDKPGEIFLMDLNEDNPRAVELRISRGFDLASFNPHGISTYIDRDDTVYLFVVNHPHQKSTVELFKFIEDDNSLVHLKTIRHDLLTSVNDIVAMGPDSFYATNDHYFSDFILMFLEMFLGLTWSNVVYYSPKEVKEVASGFYSANGINISPDRKYIYVADILDHKVYVMEKHANWSLTHVKMLQLDTLVDNLSIDPHTGDIWAGCHPNGMKLFYYDPENLPASEVLRIQNILSEQPVVTRVYSDNGSVLQGSSVASIYEGKLLIGTVFHRALYCDL; from the exons atggggaagctgctgctggtggctctCGTGGGGATAGCGGCAGCCTTGGCTGCGGAGCGGCTGCTGGCGTTCCG GAACAGACTCAATGCTTCACGGGAAGTCGCCCCAGTGAGCCTCCCGAACTGCCGGCTCATTAAAGGGATCG AAGCTGGTTCAGAAGACATTGATATACTTCCCAATGGACTGGCTTTCATCAGCTCT GGCTTGAAATATCCAGGATTAAAGAGCTTTGCTCCGGATAAGCcaggtgaaatatttttgatggaTTTGAATGAAGACAATCCCAGAGCAGTGGAACTGAGAATCAGCCGAGGGTTTGATCTGGCATCGTTTAACCCTCACGGAATCAGCACCTACATAGACAGAG atgACACCGTGTACCTCTTTGTTGTGAACCATCCCCATCAGAAGAGCACAGTAGAATTGTTTAAATTTATAGAAGATGATAATTCTCTTGTACACCTGAAAACCATTCGACATGACCTTCTGACAAG tgTGAATGATATAGTAGCCATGGGACCAGACAGTTTCTATGCTACCAATGACCACTACTTCTCCGACTTCATCTTGATGTTCTTAGAAATGTTCTTGGGTTTAACCTGGTCAAATGTTGTTTACTACAGTCCAAAAGAAGTTAAAGAAGTTGCATCTGGGTTTTATTCAGCCAATGGAATTAACATTTCACCCGATAGGAA gtACATCTATGTTGCAGATATATTGGATCACAAGGTCTATGTCATGGAAAAACATGCTAACTGGAGTTTAACCCATGTGAAG ATGCTGCAGCTGGACACTCTGGTCGATAACTTGTCTATTGACCCTCACACTGGAGACATCTGGGCAGGATGTCATCCCAATGGGATGAAGCTCTTCTACTATGATCCTGAAAATCTTCCTGCATCTGAG GTCCTGCGCATCCAGAACATCCTCTCGGAGCAGCCTGTGGTGACACGTGTCTACTCTGACAatggctctgtgctgcagggaagctCAGTGGCATCCATCTACGAGGGAAAACTGCTCATTGGCACAGTCTTCCACAGAGCTCTCTACTGTGATCTATAG